tatattttgttgcatattctcttttttttttcttgcccttGCCCTAGCCTTTCTGGGGTGGAaccaaaaaaggcaaggctgccactattcacctGAATAGTAGCAGCCTTTGCCTTGCCTTAGCCTTAGCCTTAGCCTTAGCCTTTTGGGATGGACATGCCCTAATGCAAGTCAAATAATATTTGGGCTTTTGGCCAAGCACCTTACTGAAAAAATGCATTAAAATAATACTAAACCCAATCGAAACTTAATAACTAGTACCCCTTGAGGTTGGTGAAGACACGTAAGTCCTTGAAATTCTAGAAATTACACAAACACTCATTCAAGTTTTAAAATTATTGCGCATAAACCCATTATGCTAAGTAACAGTTAGTAAATTATGAAGTCAGCCCTAGATTGACAAAATTAACGTTGTACAACTACTCCTATCAAAATTGACCTATAGTACGAGATAGTTTGGGTGCttctgaaaaataatggaaGAACAAATAGTTGAGATTAAGAGCTGGGGAtttcaattgaaattttcatggTTACAAAGAAGTAGATGGAGAAGATAGGAGTCTCACCTCTCTATGTGGGATTTGTAAGATACAATATGTTGGATTGTTGTCCAATTTAATGAGTCTAGTCTCAGCACACCAAACAACGCTCAGAATATTGTCAATTTCAATTGAAATAGTCTAGTACACTTCTTCCACCCACTGAAGGTAAGGTGGACTGAGGTGAATCGTATCGAAACCCTATTATAATATTGTAGGGTATTTTAATACTGGGAGCATCTCCATTAAGCATTTGTGTTAAGGATTAGTTAAGGAACTGGATGAGCATTATTTGAGGATGTGGAACCAAACAAAACTGGATGGCGAAccaaacgaaaaaaaaaaaaaaaaaagcaaccaCCATGAAGATGTGGAGGAAGTTAGAGAAAACCATgaggggtcgtttggtacacAGGCTTGGCTTGAACTGGCATGGACTAAATTTAGTACTATggggtcgtttggtacggcGGACTGTTATGGATTGGACTAAATCCTGggactgtcttggattagctcggattggattaagtactgacctgCGTTTGGTGCTGCATCGGACTATgaagctggattgtaaaaatagtgaaaacctatgtttggtgctctgtcggactaaaaaataattatttacatatttttcaagtgtatttttgctaatttattttttatttaataaattatatatttttcattatttatgataattttagcctttaataaattatatatttttcaggtTTTCGACATCCTCTTCGTTCATCAAGTGCTTATATGCTCCTGCCTTGTGTAAAGCTGCAATTTCAAAAAGATTTCATCACAATCAAATTACTCACACAATGAGTTTTTAAGGGTATAATTTATAGTGCTTTTCTATTATCTCACAGACCATAGAATGAGTGGTATCTAATGATGAACCGAGCTGCTGAGGGTAGAGTGCAATTATTCTCCTTGGCCACCTGaataaaaattttattgtATGAATACCAAAAGTGTTTGATTATACTGTCTAAAGGGTTACAGATCTAGGTTAGAAAATATACCAAATACATGAGTTTTTTCAATACATAAAAACATCCGAAGTTAGATCTGTGAAGTTTGCATATCTTGTGCTGGGACTTCCGATTTGTCAGCCTTTGAGAAATAGAAGAAGATGGGAACCAATTCAATGAATCATGGCTTCTATTATGATAACCAAACAGATACCCCAAGACTCGTCGTCCCCAACCCACCTGTAAGACCAAACCTCGGACTATTTTCAACGACCATGAGCAGCAGCAAGATCTCAAGGCAGTTACTGGGTTTCAAGCCTTTTTGATGAACTTGAGCTCAAAAGTGAAGGACTCGGCTTTCGTTGCCCAGACTCGTGTCtaggtgaagaagaagaaattggttTCGTGTTGGACTCGAGTATTCTGTTTTCCACCCTCGCTATTTTGCAATCCCAATTTCGGGCTCTCTATATTAGACACACGAgtcccccttttttttaacTGTTGGACAATATAGTCTCATTTAAGTTAATCCCTTCCTTTGCCAAACATGGGTTTCAAGTGCTATTTAACACAGTCCAGTCCAGTGAGGCATAGTGAGGCATACCAAACATGCCCTATGTTTGTTACATTTAATTCTAGTCTTAGATGGGATTGCTAATACCGggcccaccaaaaacacctccttatGAGGAGACTACTAAGCCCTTGTAGAAAGGGAGGATTAGCTAATCCTATGTTCACCAATATATaatatgcatatattatattattataatgtacatatattactattattactattattattattattacatacacatatactataatgtacatatatacatgtatatacacatatacatgtatatatatataaacacatatatacatatataatatatataaatacatatagatatatacacgtatattattattataatatactcatatacacatacatattaatattataataatagcatacatgtatacatgtatatatgtaatatatattatattatatattaatgtacatatatacacgtatatacatgtatatatataaacacatatatacatatataatatataaatacatatagatatatacacgtatattattattataatatacccatatacacatacatattaatattataataatagcatacatgtatatatgtaatatatatatatatatattatattatatattataatacatatatatataagtatatatacatatatgtgtatatatattatacccatgtatgtattataatatacatatacacacgtatatacacatatacattatatatttatactatatgtatatatattataatatacatatatacatgtatattattattataccatacccatatatattatctattataatatacatatatatatgtacagtcctgatctcttggacccctgtagtccaagagatttatggtcactcatcgttggatgtaaattcaacggttgacttgaattgggtaataatcatttatatcatattgcatttatatatatcattttgaaccattggattaatatccaacggtgggtgaccactatctcttggactcctgtggtccaagagatcgggactgtatatatgtatatgtattatacccatgtatatattataatatataatatatatacatatgtattttataatatatataatcagtcctgatctcttggacccctgtagtccaagagatttatggtcactcaccgttggatgtaaattcaacggttgacttgaatcgggtaataatcatttatgtcatattgcatttatatatatcattttgaaccattggattaatatccaacggtaggtgaccacaatctcttggactcctgtggtccaagagatcgggactgtatatataatatatatatatatgtatatatacatacatatatacacgtatatacatgtatattattattataacatacccatatatattatatattataatatacatacatatatataaatatatgtatatgtattatacccatgtatattagaatatacatatatatacctatatacacatatatatacatgtatatacgtgtatatatgtatattattataatatatatgtacgtttatattatttaaaatatataatattattataatatacttatacagtcctgatctcttggacccctgtagtccaagagatttatggtcactcaccgttggatgtaaattcaacggttgacttgaatcgggtaataatcatttatgtaatattgcatttatatatatcattttgaaccattggattaatatccaacggtgggtgaccacaatctcttggactcctgtggtccaagagatcgggactgtatacttatatacatatatatacatatatattatatatattataaaatacatatatacatatatatatatatatatatgaaaaaataaaaaaattatagtcCTAATCCAAGCATACACCAAACGTAGGATAAGTGTTATCTAACTTAGACCAAGCAAAGCCAAGTTAAGCCAGTTCCTAAGCATAGTCCATGCCAAGACAGTTTTGTATAACAAACGAGCCCTGAGAGGACTTGAAAGACCCGTTGAATTAAAAGAAGCAACGTAGCTGAGGGCAGAGAGAGGCGCGTGATACTGCAAAAAGCAGTATAAAGAGAACAACCTCTGCACAAACACACAGCTCATCTCTCAATTCTCAACTTACTCTGACAGTTTCTTTCACCATCAAACAGCTAGAAAATATCAGAAGCAAATTTCACACCAACTCTTTAGTCAAAAAAATATTCTGGGAAATGATCTGTCTCAACACTAGGGGTCAGCAGAGCAGAGCATCTGATGATGTTCTGTATATCTACTATGCCATGCCCCTATGCAAAGTCCGCATCCATTTTGCCCCCTTTTACTTTCTTCACCCCTAAAATACCAAAATACagccagaaaaaaaaaaattaagattatAAAGTCATATTTACATAACCCACAAAGCTGGAATGAGAAAAGTTGGTTTCCCAAACAGAACCACCACCTATCTTTCTTAGAACTaacttcatattttttttcttataaagaATGCAGGAAATAAAATctaatcttctttttctatttctctGTACTTTCTTTTCTATCTTGGACCAGAGAGCTCCATGGCATAGGAATCCAAAGAAtgctcatcatcatcctcatccaCAGAGGTGCCAAACATGCTTGCCCGATCACGTTCATTGTCATCATGTTTTGATCCAATGCTACTAGGGTGGGTATTACTTTTGTTACTGTTGTGAGTATGAAAGAGGTCCATGCTGGAATTACTATGATTATGTGATGCTGCCCATTTCTCGGCTAGCCCATCGCCTTCGAGCATCCGGACCACTTCCGACATCTTGGGGCGGTGGGCTGGTAGGTACTGAGTGCACAGCAGAGCCACTTGCAGCATTTCCCCAACCTCAATCCGGTCGTAAATGTTTCCTAGCTCTCTGTCCACCAACACTTCcactttcttctcttgttgTATTTTCTTCACCTGTGACCAGCAGCATGGATATAATGTGCTCATTAGCTTTCAACATGCAACCATTATGCTTCTCAGGgcttttaataattttcttgAAGAACGTTATTAAATGATCGATCCTTTGGAACATAAGAGAATATTACAATGACACAGGAAGAATAGGAAGCTGTTTATCCGGTTCTGATTGTTTGAGAcacaaatgaatgaaaaaggTGAAGATTGTTAAAAAAGAACCGTGCATACTAATTTTAATCACTACAGCTAAATGTGTGGAACTGCAGCCCTGACTGAATGGAAATTGGTTGCTGTTATTCGACACACACTACATTGTTGAATTGTTTATAAAACCATATAATCCGAAAAAATCATATACAAATTGGTACTAGACTTAGAAACCTATTATAGCTTATCTGAGTTAGATAAAAACTTACCCATTCAAGCATGGCTCCTTTCTGATTAACTGTTTTGCCAAACTCGAGAGCTCTCAATCCGGTTATGAGCTCTATCAAGAGAAttccaaatccaaaaacaTCAGTCTTTTCAGATGATTGACCAGTGGAAAGGTATTCTGGTGCAATGTGCCCAACAGTCCCACGGACAGCAGTGGTGACATGAGAATCAGCATGGTCAAGGAGCTTCGCAAGGCCAAAATCTCCAACAATAGCCTCACAGTAGTCATCCAGGAGCACATTTGCAGCCTTTACATCCCTGTGTATTATCTTCGGATCGCATTGTTCGTGTAGATACAGAAGACCTCTTGCAGCTCCTATTGCTATCTTCTTCCTTGTGTTCCAATCTAGTGCTGGTTTTCCTGTTGTGTTCAGAACAATATATCAGGGCTCATTATTATGGATGGTGGCTTCAGGCTTCATTGTATGAATGGAAATTTGATGCACTAATTTCTTTCTAACAACACTTGATGCAGTTTTCAAGGCAAATTTACTCAGACATTTCACGTTTAACCAAGAACAGAATGtaattgacccaaaaaaagagaacagaATGTATCAACTGTAGACAGTGAAGCTATGATCATCAACACATAATTCCAAACGATAACTTTAAGGTGAGTGCAGTTTAAAAACCAATAGTACATGGGAATCTTATCAAGGaaatcaaatcaacaataGATCACAGGCTCACATGGTTTGCATATTTAATATATGCACAAAGAACTTCTTTTGGaagcccttttttttccttctaaatgTTCCATATTACGGAGTGACTAAACATTAATGGTCCCAGCTTTAATGTTGAAAGTTTGAATTAAAAATCTCCAAGCCTCCCAACCGATTGTGGTCCATGCCAAGATAATGTTTAGGCAAGTATTATATTGTTGGTGGTTAGTATATCACACCAACAAAATCACAGAGGAAATAATCCTGCCCACCCTCACCATGAAATGTGGGTGTGCTTTGTAACCGAAAAAATGTGAGTGTCTTTGCAGCAAATATAGACCAACCTCTAAGCCTGGCAGCCACACTGCCATTAGACATGTAAGGGTATACCAGAAGTCTCTCATTAGAGGTAGCACAATATCCAATTAACCGAAGCAAATTCCGATGTACTGCAAGGCTTATCATCTCTAGTTCTGTCCGAAATTGTGATTCTCCAGCTGTTCCTGTTACATCCTTAAGCCGTTTCACTGCCACCATAGTCCCATCTCCTAGCTTTCCCTTGTAAACATTGCCAAAACCTCCAGCACCAAGTATGGTCTTGGAGCTAAAATGGTCCGTTGCGAGTTGAAGCTCTTTGAAAGTGAAGTTTCTGAGGTTTCCTAAG
The window above is part of the Prunus dulcis chromosome 1, ALMONDv2, whole genome shotgun sequence genome. Proteins encoded here:
- the LOC117635833 gene encoding probable LRR receptor-like serine/threonine-protein kinase At2g23950; the protein is MVLLKLFFFFTLAFFFSSASLCLSYEPRNHEVEALISLRLALNDPHGVLNNWDEDSVDPCSWAMITCSPENVVIGLGAPSQSLSGTLSGAIGNLTNLRQVLMQNNNISGKLPPELGTLPKLQTLDLSNNRFSGFVPDSLGQLNSLQYLRLNNNSLSGAFPVSLAKIPELAFLDLSYNNLSGPIPKFPARTFNVVGNPLICGSSSTEGCSGSATPVPLSLSLKSSPGKHNSKTVAIALGVSLSCALLIVLSLGIVWYRKKQKSQSILNISDIQEEGLVSLGNLRNFTFKELQLATDHFSSKTILGAGGFGNVYKGKLGDGTMVAVKRLKDVTGTAGESQFRTELEMISLAVHRNLLRLIGYCATSNERLLVYPYMSNGSVAARLRGKPALDWNTRKKIAIGAARGLLYLHEQCDPKIIHRDVKAANVLLDDYCEAIVGDFGLAKLLDHADSHVTTAVRGTVGHIAPEYLSTGQSSEKTDVFGFGILLIELITGLRALEFGKTVNQKGAMLEWVKKIQQEKKVEVLVDRELGNIYDRIEVGEMLQVALLCTQYLPAHRPKMSEVVRMLEGDGLAEKWAASHNHSNSSMDLFHTHNSNKSNTHPSSIGSKHDDNERDRASMFGTSVDEDDDEHSLDSYAMELSGPR